From the genome of Vibrio porteresiae DSM 19223, one region includes:
- a CDS encoding BCCT family transporter gives MSQDDKEVDNGGIPLPSGKVNPIDTDYTVGQDNVVLSVGPFGLDIHNRVFAISGLAIVIFVFATLIFREHVEPVFTSLKSWIVTNLDWFFLLSGDLFVIVCLGLIFSPLGRVRIGGTEATPDYSYSGWLAMLFAAGMGIGLVFFGVSEPMSHFSTSLAGTTMENGVRTDWAPLGAAIGNTEAAEALGMAATIYHWALHPWAIYALLALGLAIFSFNKGLPLTMRSVFYPLFGERVWGWTGHIIDILAVVATVFGLATSLGYGASQAATGLNFLFGIPLNDTTKVVLILIISAMALASVLAGLDSGVKRLSEINMGLAAILLLFIVCVGPTLTILSSFFTNIWHYIEYIPALSMPFDREDVNFSQGWTSFYWAWWISWSPFVGMFIARVSRGRTVREFIVCVLLIPSTVCVFWMTAFGGTAVNQYVNDGYQAVMNAELSLKLFAMLEVMPWHGITSFVGIVLVVVFFITSSDSGSLVIDTIAAGGKVDAPTPQRVFWCTFEGLVAIALMLGGGLAAAQAMAVATGFPFTIVLLVATVSLIKGLMSEPRAKKK, from the coding sequence ATGAGCCAAGACGATAAAGAAGTCGACAATGGGGGTATCCCATTACCCAGTGGCAAGGTTAATCCTATCGATACCGACTATACGGTCGGTCAAGATAACGTCGTACTTTCCGTCGGTCCGTTTGGGTTAGATATTCACAACCGCGTTTTCGCCATTTCTGGATTAGCCATTGTGATCTTCGTGTTTGCCACCTTGATATTCCGTGAGCACGTTGAACCGGTGTTTACTTCGCTCAAATCGTGGATTGTCACCAACTTAGACTGGTTTTTCCTCCTCTCTGGAGACCTATTTGTGATTGTGTGTCTGGGGCTTATCTTTTCCCCTCTAGGACGAGTGCGGATTGGCGGTACAGAAGCGACCCCGGATTATTCCTACTCAGGTTGGCTGGCGATGCTGTTTGCGGCAGGGATGGGAATTGGCTTGGTGTTCTTTGGCGTATCAGAGCCAATGTCTCATTTCAGCACATCTCTTGCCGGAACGACCATGGAAAATGGCGTACGCACTGACTGGGCACCATTGGGAGCCGCCATCGGCAATACCGAGGCCGCTGAAGCTTTGGGGATGGCAGCAACCATTTATCACTGGGCACTCCATCCTTGGGCAATTTATGCTCTGCTCGCTTTAGGGTTAGCCATTTTCTCGTTTAACAAAGGCTTACCTTTAACCATGCGTTCGGTCTTCTATCCCCTCTTTGGCGAACGCGTCTGGGGCTGGACAGGTCACATCATCGATATTTTGGCGGTGGTTGCCACTGTGTTTGGGTTAGCCACCTCACTCGGTTATGGCGCATCACAAGCGGCAACGGGGCTTAACTTTCTCTTTGGTATTCCACTTAATGACACCACCAAGGTGGTGCTCATTCTGATTATTTCCGCCATGGCATTGGCATCTGTGCTTGCGGGGCTCGACAGTGGAGTGAAACGGTTATCCGAAATCAATATGGGGCTGGCGGCGATATTGCTGTTGTTTATTGTGTGTGTAGGCCCAACTCTCACCATTCTAAGCAGCTTCTTCACCAATATTTGGCATTACATTGAGTATATTCCTGCGCTTTCGATGCCCTTTGACCGAGAAGATGTGAACTTTTCCCAAGGTTGGACCTCCTTCTATTGGGCGTGGTGGATTTCATGGTCACCTTTTGTCGGCATGTTTATCGCTCGCGTTTCGCGCGGTCGTACGGTTCGCGAATTCATTGTGTGCGTACTGCTGATTCCATCGACCGTGTGTGTATTCTGGATGACCGCCTTTGGCGGCACAGCGGTAAACCAATACGTCAATGACGGTTACCAAGCAGTGATGAATGCTGAGCTTTCCTTGAAACTGTTTGCCATGTTAGAAGTGATGCCGTGGCATGGCATCACCTCGTTTGTCGGTATTGTACTGGTGGTGGTGTTCTTTATTACCTCATCCGACTCGGGTTCCTTGGTAATCGACACCATCGCCGCTGGCGGTAAAGTCGATGCACCGACACCTCAGCGGGTGTTCTGGTGTACCTTTGAAGGCTTGGTCGCCATTGCACTGATGTTAGGTGGTGGCTTAGCCGCAGCCCAAGCCATGGCAGTTGCTACCGGCTTCCCATTCACCATAGTGTTGTTGGTCGCGACCGTGTCACTGATTAAAGGCTTAATGAGTGAACCGCGAGCGAAAAAGAAATAA
- a CDS encoding sensor domain-containing diguanylate cyclase has product MNGVTTAEPLISQSSQTAREETFVRFTRLAAFIAQTDIATVSLIEGDKLYFKAQVGFDLEEINAADSFTIHTVQQLQPLIVNDLSKDARFADNPIVQADPFIRFYAGFPISVNGEQNIGALCVMHGKPRHLTQEQINALSELSRLLELQINHADLALTDDMTGLLNRRGFYAKTESFIERCIENQESYVLIYFDIDGFKTINDQFGHSQGDLALRLFATALRHSVRGSDLIARLGGDEFCVLMTLNGLQREVDIPARLEQELTHLAQNEQFTIHFSSGTIIRDPDVEQAPIDSLLNRADQAMYQEKRRKKLECKGK; this is encoded by the coding sequence ATGAATGGTGTAACCACGGCAGAACCACTGATTTCTCAATCGTCTCAGACAGCCCGCGAAGAGACATTTGTCCGTTTTACTCGGCTTGCGGCGTTTATTGCGCAAACCGATATCGCGACAGTCAGTTTAATTGAGGGTGACAAGCTCTATTTTAAAGCTCAGGTGGGCTTTGACCTCGAAGAGATAAATGCTGCCGATTCGTTTACCATCCACACCGTGCAACAATTACAGCCGCTGATTGTTAACGACCTAAGCAAAGATGCGCGTTTTGCTGACAACCCAATAGTTCAAGCTGACCCTTTTATTCGGTTTTACGCTGGATTCCCTATCAGTGTGAATGGAGAACAGAACATTGGCGCACTGTGTGTCATGCACGGCAAACCACGCCACTTAACGCAAGAACAGATCAACGCCTTAAGTGAGCTGAGCCGTTTACTTGAACTGCAAATTAATCACGCCGACCTTGCCCTCACCGATGATATGACTGGACTACTCAATCGCCGCGGGTTTTATGCCAAAACCGAATCGTTTATCGAGCGCTGCATAGAGAATCAAGAGAGCTATGTGTTGATCTATTTTGACATCGATGGCTTTAAAACCATTAATGACCAATTTGGTCACAGCCAAGGAGACCTTGCGCTGAGACTCTTTGCGACCGCTCTCCGTCATTCGGTACGCGGTAGTGACTTAATCGCCCGTTTAGGCGGCGATGAATTTTGCGTGTTAATGACCTTAAACGGCTTGCAACGTGAAGTGGACATTCCCGCTCGCCTTGAGCAAGAGTTGACCCACTTAGCGCAAAATGAACAATTCACCATTCACTTTAGTTCCGGCACTATCATTCGCGATCCAGATGTGGAACAAGCCCCCATCGACAGTTTGCTCAACCGCGCGGATCAAGCCATGTATCAAGAAAAACGCCGCAAAAAGCTCGAGTGCAAAGGGAAATGA
- a CDS encoding EAL domain-containing protein has translation MLQKSKYENSRFFRARLYAFAVYLMLLLAGGQMAYHTITDDVERQVKQNISNIIEHMDSIFRQVDEAGTYINHYTHLPCTTLRRMMMIRTLAIPSGLSMDLKLPNGYCSSIDGFSLMPIHPESDRNLYVAKGYIQSKALIYSTGSITTELSEHYFLDQIDIRPYFMHFQIGIGQLVLTMPNEHANLLKGMTIASENYPYSISVDYDIGLMLKDLYDELLITALFLLFFPLVVSYQFYKFMTLPRFLAREIRHGIRAGQFKAYVQPIFAQDGSLAGGEVLVRWHHPKKGIISPYEFIGLVEQGQLAARLSTSLFAQVTRQLKPYAHLVRHVMHLSFNLSAQQLFDRTIVYDCVRFISNINNDNIKLVLELTEREQVTKEERIFEMYNELYAAGVRFSIDDFGTGHSSLIYLQMFEVDYIKIDKQFIDLIGQDPISNNIVNNLLDLSQRLEIPTVAEGIEQVTQLQYLKEHGVDYYQGYLFSKPIPLEQFISEWVINPQPAQLPISIAP, from the coding sequence ATGTTGCAAAAGTCCAAATATGAGAACTCACGTTTTTTTAGAGCTCGTCTCTATGCCTTTGCTGTTTATCTCATGTTGCTTTTGGCGGGTGGGCAGATGGCCTATCACACGATTACTGATGACGTAGAGCGGCAAGTCAAGCAGAACATCAGCAATATCATTGAGCATATGGACTCTATTTTCCGCCAAGTGGATGAGGCGGGAACCTACATCAACCATTACACCCACCTACCTTGCACTACCTTGCGTCGGATGATGATGATTCGCACCTTAGCGATTCCCAGCGGTTTATCGATGGATCTCAAGCTGCCCAATGGCTATTGCAGCTCTATCGATGGTTTTTCTTTAATGCCAATTCATCCCGAGTCAGATAGAAATCTCTATGTTGCCAAGGGATACATTCAATCTAAGGCGTTGATTTATTCCACTGGTAGCATCACCACGGAACTGAGCGAGCACTATTTTCTCGATCAAATCGACATTCGTCCGTACTTTATGCATTTTCAAATAGGGATTGGGCAGTTAGTTCTGACCATGCCTAATGAGCACGCCAACTTACTCAAAGGGATGACGATTGCATCGGAAAACTATCCTTATTCCATTTCGGTGGATTACGATATCGGTTTGATGCTAAAAGATCTTTACGATGAACTGCTGATTACTGCCCTGTTTTTGTTGTTCTTTCCGTTGGTAGTGAGCTACCAATTTTATAAATTCATGACCTTACCACGCTTTTTGGCACGTGAAATTCGCCACGGTATTCGCGCTGGGCAATTTAAAGCGTATGTACAGCCTATTTTTGCGCAAGATGGATCGTTGGCTGGCGGTGAAGTGTTAGTACGTTGGCATCATCCGAAAAAAGGCATTATCTCGCCTTATGAATTTATTGGTCTAGTCGAACAAGGGCAACTGGCTGCACGGTTGTCGACATCGCTGTTTGCTCAGGTGACTCGACAGCTTAAACCTTATGCTCACCTAGTACGTCATGTGATGCATTTGTCGTTTAACTTAAGTGCCCAGCAGCTGTTTGATCGCACCATTGTGTATGATTGCGTGCGCTTTATTTCCAATATTAATAACGACAACATCAAGCTGGTGTTAGAGCTTACTGAGCGTGAGCAGGTCACCAAAGAAGAGCGGATTTTTGAGATGTACAACGAGTTGTATGCTGCTGGAGTACGCTTTTCTATAGACGATTTTGGTACTGGGCATTCCAGTTTGATTTACCTGCAGATGTTTGAGGTTGATTACATCAAAATTGATAAGCAATTTATTGATTTGATTGGGCAAGATCCGATCTCTAACAATATCGTTAATAACTTATTGGATTTATCACAGCGGTTGGAGATTCCGACCGTAGCGGAAGGAATTGAACAAGTGACACAGCTGCAATATCTCAAGGAGCATGGCGTGGATTATTACCAAGGCTACCTTTTTAGTAAGCCAATTCCGCTCGAGCAATTTATTAGCGAGTGGGTTATCAATCCTCAGCCAGCACAATTACCGATCAGCATCGCACCGTAA
- a CDS encoding CHASE domain-containing hybrid sensor histidine kinase/response regulator, with protein sequence MDISSADFRTTQSSLVRNHRYAILLFLVGLVVTAAVNYFTLSLNANRIDEAINEKFDQLIEKVTERFQLYQYGIREARTAILSGGGEDVTRKEMNQFGSTLSLKEYFPGARGFGFVRWVKREELKSFIYQAKSDDAPGFSISQYSPNFGDSYIIQYMEPEFYMLNEKAIGFDIASEPKRRTTADAAMKSGQARITPPIRLVTNSGGQIDSLLILLPLYRGGDIPDTESERLEKGFGWINAPLSLTDVLKDITPDPTKQILTITDVTDRQDAVSFYKNSLEVGLYPHERPLNMLGRHWLLSLSITPQFLESVHLHTSAEVFSIGFAVSAMLALLVAMFNVQRSNRSRLIHEQTKLHAIVESSVDGIIGKNLDGIIISWNTGAEQIFGYTREEAIGQPLKNLVIPQRLQYEERDILAKIAHGETISAFETIRHRKDGTEFPVSATVSPILSSTGTVLGAAKTVRDISKQKAAEAKIHELNANLEQQVVQRTAQLNDLNILFSNVLSAASEVAIIAVEPSGIIKVFNTGAENMLGYTSEEMVDKQLPVVFHDAEEIRERCAALSKEYGQEVSGMDVFTLKARLNVYESLEWTYIRKDGRRLPINLVVTVIRGNNDEINGYLGIARDISEQKRSEKALRDAKVEADDANAAKSLFLANMSHEIRTPMNAVLGMLQLLLKTTLSQKQHDFASKARMAATSLLTLLNDILDYSKIESGKLEIDPHPFDLEGLMEHLAVVMSGNLREKSVELLFDLDEQIPPYLLGDELRIQQVLINLISNAIKFTDQGEVVVRTRLLSTHNQQVRVMIAVTDTGIGISPEQQERIFDGFTQAEASITRRYGGTGLGLVISRRLIELMDGELLVESELGKGSRFFFELTLPIDSSKPWQPQWFERQPRILVVDDNDVARTMVAESLVRLHAQVAVAHSGVEAIEMIEAADQHEQPFDCLILDWLMPHMDGVELAQHIKHQLHLSKKPKAILISAASHGEIPVVDVSSPFEATLSKPVTPYQLLTSVNDVLNNRRSNNSDLVTSEQAEQMPLVGMNVLLVEDNVFNQEVAHELLTSAGANVTLAQDGLQGVNAVLDPQLHFDVVLMDMQMPTMDGLTATKEIRQHAEFATLPIIAMTANVSDEDKSACLAAGMNAHLGKPLDFNLVLETILTLTGHEPLLSSAGTHCDPSDKLQQVLSRFGGNEQLYRKLLQGFMPSFLELNQSLHQAINHQHWSEVMTILHTMKGSAGTAGLDELFTWLKNKEAELKKVDIAEQGKELLTGVVETIAKQAAQEHQTLMMSLGSNESIMPVVESSLDVQSVCIELEDCLSTGNMKAIELAEQLQRHFSDNQSYQALLIAVENLEFESARQWLTQIREGHVT encoded by the coding sequence ATGGACATTTCATCAGCCGACTTTCGTACCACACAGTCTTCATTAGTGAGAAACCATCGTTACGCCATTTTGCTGTTTTTGGTCGGTTTGGTGGTCACTGCCGCCGTGAATTATTTCACTCTAAGCCTTAATGCCAATCGGATTGATGAGGCGATCAACGAAAAGTTTGACCAACTGATTGAGAAAGTTACCGAGCGTTTTCAGCTCTATCAATATGGGATTCGTGAAGCGCGTACGGCGATTTTGTCTGGCGGTGGTGAAGATGTCACCCGTAAAGAGATGAACCAATTTGGCTCGACATTAAGCCTCAAAGAGTATTTTCCTGGTGCGCGAGGTTTTGGTTTTGTTCGCTGGGTAAAACGAGAAGAGCTTAAATCTTTTATTTATCAGGCCAAATCCGATGACGCTCCGGGGTTCTCGATAAGTCAATATTCACCAAACTTTGGTGACTCTTACATCATTCAATATATGGAACCTGAGTTCTATATGCTCAATGAAAAGGCGATTGGTTTTGATATTGCCTCAGAGCCCAAACGGCGCACCACAGCCGATGCGGCGATGAAAAGCGGGCAAGCGCGAATCACTCCCCCCATTCGCTTGGTAACGAATTCCGGAGGTCAAATCGATTCCCTGCTGATTCTCCTGCCGTTATATCGTGGCGGTGACATTCCTGACACCGAGAGTGAGCGATTAGAAAAAGGATTTGGTTGGATCAACGCCCCGTTAAGTCTTACCGATGTGCTAAAAGACATTACCCCAGATCCCACGAAGCAAATATTGACTATTACCGATGTCACCGATCGGCAAGATGCTGTCTCATTTTATAAAAATAGCCTTGAGGTAGGGCTTTACCCACATGAGCGACCATTGAATATGCTTGGCCGACATTGGCTTTTATCATTGTCGATTACCCCCCAATTTTTAGAGTCGGTTCATCTGCATACCTCTGCAGAAGTGTTTTCTATCGGCTTTGCCGTGAGCGCAATGCTGGCGTTGTTAGTTGCGATGTTTAATGTGCAGCGCAGTAACCGGTCTCGCCTGATCCATGAACAGACCAAATTGCACGCGATCGTCGAAAGCTCTGTCGATGGGATCATTGGTAAGAATCTCGATGGGATTATCATCAGTTGGAACACAGGCGCAGAACAGATCTTTGGCTACACACGGGAAGAAGCAATTGGTCAGCCGCTAAAAAACTTAGTCATTCCCCAAAGATTGCAGTATGAAGAGCGCGATATTCTCGCCAAAATCGCCCATGGTGAAACCATTTCCGCCTTTGAAACCATTCGCCATCGCAAGGATGGAACTGAGTTTCCTGTCTCTGCGACCGTGTCACCTATTTTGTCTTCCACGGGGACTGTGCTTGGCGCGGCAAAAACCGTGCGGGATATCTCGAAGCAAAAGGCCGCAGAAGCCAAAATTCATGAATTGAATGCCAATCTTGAACAGCAGGTGGTGCAGCGTACCGCGCAATTAAATGACCTCAACATTCTGTTTTCCAATGTGTTAAGCGCCGCATCAGAGGTGGCCATCATTGCTGTAGAACCGAGTGGGATTATTAAAGTGTTCAACACAGGCGCAGAAAATATGTTGGGTTATACCAGTGAAGAGATGGTCGATAAACAGCTGCCGGTGGTATTTCACGATGCTGAAGAGATTCGTGAGCGCTGTGCTGCGTTATCCAAAGAGTATGGGCAAGAAGTCTCCGGCATGGATGTGTTTACATTAAAAGCTCGTCTTAATGTGTATGAATCGCTTGAGTGGACATACATTCGTAAAGATGGTCGACGTTTACCGATTAACTTAGTGGTCACGGTGATTCGCGGCAATAACGATGAGATTAATGGCTATTTGGGGATTGCGCGGGATATCTCTGAGCAAAAAAGGTCGGAAAAAGCATTGCGCGATGCCAAAGTAGAGGCAGATGATGCGAACGCTGCTAAGTCTCTGTTTCTCGCCAATATGAGTCATGAAATTCGCACCCCAATGAATGCGGTATTGGGGATGCTGCAGTTGTTGCTTAAAACCACCTTAAGTCAAAAACAGCATGATTTTGCGTCGAAGGCGCGCATGGCCGCCACTTCATTACTCACACTGCTCAATGACATATTGGATTATTCAAAGATTGAGTCTGGTAAGTTAGAAATCGATCCACATCCTTTTGATTTAGAGGGTTTGATGGAGCATTTGGCGGTGGTGATGTCAGGTAACTTACGGGAAAAATCCGTGGAGTTACTGTTTGATTTAGATGAGCAGATTCCGCCCTATTTGCTGGGAGATGAACTGCGTATCCAACAAGTACTGATCAATCTTATTAGTAACGCGATTAAATTTACCGATCAAGGCGAAGTGGTGGTGCGCACGCGGTTGCTCTCTACCCATAATCAACAAGTGCGCGTGATGATTGCGGTGACAGATACTGGTATTGGTATTAGCCCTGAACAACAAGAGCGCATTTTTGATGGCTTTACTCAGGCAGAAGCGTCTATCACACGTCGTTATGGCGGGACGGGTTTAGGGTTGGTTATTTCTCGCCGCCTCATTGAGCTTATGGATGGGGAGCTGCTCGTTGAGAGTGAGCTTGGCAAAGGCAGCCGCTTTTTCTTCGAGTTAACTCTGCCAATTGATTCCTCCAAACCTTGGCAGCCACAATGGTTTGAGCGCCAGCCACGGATTCTGGTGGTGGATGATAACGATGTTGCACGTACTATGGTCGCAGAAAGCTTAGTGCGGTTACATGCACAAGTGGCAGTGGCTCACAGTGGCGTTGAAGCTATCGAGATGATTGAAGCGGCAGATCAACACGAGCAACCCTTTGATTGCCTAATTCTGGATTGGTTAATGCCGCATATGGATGGGGTGGAGCTTGCTCAGCACATTAAACATCAACTTCATTTAAGCAAAAAGCCTAAGGCTATTTTAATTAGCGCGGCAAGCCATGGTGAAATTCCAGTGGTTGACGTCAGTTCACCTTTTGAGGCAACGCTATCGAAACCGGTGACACCGTATCAACTGCTTACCTCGGTCAATGATGTGCTCAATAACCGTCGCAGCAATAATTCCGATTTGGTGACATCAGAACAAGCTGAGCAGATGCCGCTAGTGGGGATGAACGTATTGCTGGTGGAAGATAATGTATTTAACCAAGAGGTTGCTCATGAGCTACTCACTAGTGCAGGAGCGAATGTCACTCTGGCACAAGATGGTCTGCAAGGTGTTAATGCGGTGCTCGATCCACAGCTTCACTTTGATGTGGTGTTGATGGACATGCAAATGCCGACCATGGACGGTTTGACGGCCACAAAAGAGATTCGACAACATGCAGAGTTTGCCACGTTGCCGATTATCGCCATGACTGCCAACGTCAGTGATGAGGATAAAAGCGCCTGTTTAGCGGCTGGGATGAACGCGCATTTAGGAAAACCACTCGATTTTAACTTGGTGCTTGAGACCATTCTTACGCTGACGGGCCATGAACCTTTACTCTCCAGTGCGGGAACTCATTGCGATCCGAGTGACAAATTGCAGCAGGTACTTTCTCGCTTTGGTGGTAATGAGCAGCTTTATCGTAAGTTACTGCAAGGGTTTATGCCGTCGTTTCTCGAATTGAACCAATCTCTTCACCAGGCAATTAATCATCAGCACTGGTCGGAGGTTATGACTATACTTCATACCATGAAGGGGTCAGCGGGTACGGCCGGGTTAGATGAGCTATTTACATGGCTTAAAAACAAAGAAGCTGAATTGAAAAAGGTTGATATTGCTGAGCAAGGCAAAGAGCTGCTGACTGGTGTGGTAGAGACCATCGCCAAACAAGCTGCACAAGAGCATCAAACGCTGATGATGAGTCTGGGGTCAAACGAGAGCATTATGCCAGTGGTTGAGTCTAGCTTAGATGTGCAGAGCGTTTGCATCGAACTGGAAGATTGCCTCTCGACAGGCAATATGAAAGCAATTGAATTGGCAGAGCAATTACAGCGCCATTTTTCAGACAATCAAAGCTATCAGGCGCTGCTGATTGCGGTAGAGAATCTGGAATTTGAGTCCGCTCGGCAATGGTTAACGCAGATAAGGGAAGGTCATGTCACGTAA
- a CDS encoding diguanylate cyclase domain-containing protein, which produces MSRNRLLQQYIQEGRKPVLLVVDDQPINIRAINEVFKDEFNVLMATNGRSGLQKAREQQPDLILLDIVMPEMDGYEVCQQLSLDPLTTDIPVIFVTAETEANVEARGFEVGAVDFITKPFNPLIVRARVMTHLTLKLQMDIMKDMALIDGLTGLANRRRFDQALLGDWNLCQREQKPVALLMLDVDYFKRYNDSYGHLAGDECLKSIARALQTSVRRTSDICCRYGGEEFACLLPFTDKEGATLCADHVIGAVKQLNIAHKSSDIAPHVTVSIGIAVRTPHTDVQIEQLIQEADEALYASKQNGRNQFTVYRAPPIKVVSET; this is translated from the coding sequence ATGTCACGTAATCGTTTGTTGCAACAGTACATTCAGGAAGGACGTAAGCCAGTATTGTTGGTGGTCGATGATCAACCGATCAATATTCGTGCGATTAATGAAGTGTTCAAAGATGAATTTAATGTACTGATGGCAACTAACGGACGTAGCGGCTTACAAAAAGCCCGTGAGCAGCAACCTGACCTTATTTTGCTTGATATTGTTATGCCTGAAATGGATGGCTATGAAGTATGCCAGCAATTGTCTCTCGACCCTCTTACCACGGATATTCCTGTGATTTTTGTGACTGCAGAAACCGAAGCGAACGTTGAAGCAAGAGGCTTTGAAGTGGGCGCGGTGGATTTTATTACTAAACCGTTTAACCCCTTAATTGTACGTGCTCGTGTGATGACACATCTGACTTTAAAACTGCAGATGGACATCATGAAAGACATGGCCTTGATTGACGGGTTAACGGGGCTCGCGAACCGGCGGCGCTTTGATCAGGCGCTACTAGGGGATTGGAATCTGTGTCAAAGAGAGCAAAAGCCCGTGGCTCTACTGATGCTCGATGTCGATTATTTCAAACGTTACAACGACAGTTATGGGCATCTTGCTGGGGATGAGTGCTTGAAGAGCATCGCGCGTGCGTTGCAAACATCGGTGCGGCGCACGTCGGATATTTGTTGTCGTTACGGTGGGGAAGAGTTCGCTTGTTTACTGCCGTTTACAGATAAGGAGGGGGCGACCTTGTGTGCTGACCATGTGATTGGGGCGGTGAAACAACTCAATATTGCCCATAAATCCTCGGATATTGCTCCTCATGTGACGGTTAGTATCGGTATTGCTGTGCGCACGCCTCATACCGATGTGCAAATTGAGCAGTTAATTCAAGAGGCCGATGAGGCCTTGTATGCCAGTAAACAAAATGGCCGCAACCAGTTTACTGTTTATCGCGCCCCTCCAATTAAAGTGGTTTCTGAAACATAG